AAGCGCAAACCCAGGCGAACATTGGGAGTAGTGTTTGTCATCCCAACCTGATTGATAAAAGTGCAGCTGCTGCCCTTCTAACAAATAGAAATTTAAAGCTAAAGGCTGCTGGCCAATAAATACGCCACTCATCGCAACTGAGCCAGGATGCTGCTGGCGGAATTGCTGATGAAACTGCATAAAACGTTGATCAGCAAAAGCGCCTAACTTACCTTTGCTTTTCCAGCGAGACTGATGAAACTCCGCCATTGTTGGCCAATACTGCTCAATTTCAGATTGAGTTAACCATTTAAACTCGGCGCCTTGTTCCGCTAAAGCTTTCTCGGCTCTTCGCCACTGTGAGCGAGCATTGCGACTAAGCTGCTGTATCGACCACTGGCCAGGCTGTAAAGAATAGCGGCAAGCATGAACTGGCTGAACATCTGGCAAGTGCTTAATTAGCCGATGTAGCATACTCTGCTGGATCACAGCACGGGCAGCAAACACATCAAACTTAAGTGTGGTTAGCCACTCAGCTAAGACCTTAGACGCCTCATCCAAATAATCAATATTGACTAAAATATCTGGATATTCAGAGGCGAGCTCTGCGCACTCTGGCTCACCTTGGCCAAGTAAAAACAGCTGGGTTATCCCAAAAAGTTTAACGCTACTTCGCGTATAAAAAGGGGCTAACACCACTAGCTTTCCATTGGCAAAACCCGCCATGCAATAAAGCTCACAATGCTTGTCCCAAAACTGCTCTCTCCAGAGAGCTAGCCAATTGGGGCAATTAAACAATGCTGCTTGGCATGTTTTGCTCAGCACTCGCCATTGCTCTTCTAAAGCGAAAAGTTGCTCTAATGAGCGAATTTCTTGCCAATCTAAAGCTTCATCACTGCTCATTTGGATATGCTAAACAATCCCAGTAAACCACTCAAAATAAGGAAAACCAGCAGACAAATTACTGCTGGTTTCCAAAGCTTAATCTTTTCTTCCTTAAAAAGAT
This genomic stretch from Agarivorans sp. Alg241-V36 harbors:
- a CDS encoding GNAT family N-acetyltransferase, coding for MSSDEALDWQEIRSLEQLFALEEQWRVLSKTCQAALFNCPNWLALWREQFWDKHCELYCMAGFANGKLVVLAPFYTRSSVKLFGITQLFLLGQGEPECAELASEYPDILVNIDYLDEASKVLAEWLTTLKFDVFAARAVIQQSMLHRLIKHLPDVQPVHACRYSLQPGQWSIQQLSRNARSQWRRAEKALAEQGAEFKWLTQSEIEQYWPTMAEFHQSRWKSKGKLGAFADQRFMQFHQQFRQQHPGSVAMSGVFIGQQPLALNFYLLEGQQLHFYQSGWDDKHYSQCSPGFALHVWSILNCKDMLYDFMMGATAQSYKAKFSCEETKLVNLSLINSPWRIRLFKLVDKIL